A part of Rhopalosiphum maidis isolate BTI-1 chromosome 3, ASM367621v3, whole genome shotgun sequence genomic DNA contains:
- the LOC113558077 gene encoding microprocessor complex subunit DGCR8-like gives MSETAKFNLFGSGSESNDGNDEYDMQLQSKTEHFDETIMNQEYQKEKNETMLDETISNYDLPEGWEIIDHDSGMPVYMNTETRVCSFSKPYYIGINSLKNHKIPIANIPCLNQKLNNEIDIASTSTSNECPKTLCHEEYRNYCSKVFKFKNIKFYKFNSWVKRRQYIRKQKSDLRIKDLQKSTIIPTASDSVVKSENNAFNSEDLQHLINLKGKSYIGILHEYIQRVLKTSSHSFMVKELEQSKYPYLSTVVIDGIQYGIGTGSTKKQAKIDSARATLQILLPSIKHFQTNDSNQSKNGIEENNFLEQYKIFDKIKVTDSRIPQICAQSTESTPYEMLKLCVKKNFGEGSNLLCEMEQMQSGSDTDNYYRCTMTIKKYSATVICKDKLGGRQKGAQALLKVLHPHIHYFGSLLRLYSHQHFEYTENKPIRPKIKTKKYISRPDVNLLETLRTAMLKLETQTNNNK, from the exons ATGTCCGAAACTGCTAAATTCAACTTATTCGGCTCAGGATCCGAATCCAACGACGGCAATGATGAATACGATATGCAGCTGCAGTCAAAG ACTGAACATTTTGATGAAACAATTATGAATCAAGAAtaccaaaaagaaaaaaatgaaacaa TGTTAGATGAAACCAttagtaattatgatttaCCTGAAGGATGGGAAATAATAGATCATGATAGTGGTATGCCCGTTTACATGAATACTGAAACAAGAGTATGTTCATTTTCAAAGCCATATTATATTGGAATTAACAGTCTCAAA aatcaTAAAATTCCAATAGCAAATATACCTTGtttgaatcaaaaattaaataatgaaatagatATTGCATCAACGTCTACTTCAAACg aATGTCCCAAAACATTATGCCACGAAGAGTATCGAAATTACTGTAGtaaagtattcaaatttaagaatattaaattttataaatttaa TTCATGGGTAAAACGCAGACAATATATTCGAAAACAAAAATCTGATTTAAGGATTAAAGATCTTCAAAAATCTACAATAATTCCAACTGCTTCTGATTCTGTTG ttaaaagtgaaaataatgcatttaattcTGAAGACCtgcaacatttaattaatttaaaaggtaAAAGTTACATTGGTATATTGCATGAATACATTCAACGTGTACTGAAAACCTCGAGTCATTCATTTATGGTTAAAGAACTTG aacaatCCAAGTATCCTTATTTATCTACCGTAGTCATAGATGGAATACAATATGGTATTGGTACTGGCTCTACCAAAAAACAAGCTAAAATAGATTCCGCAAGAGCTActcttcaaatattattaccttctattaaacattttcaaactaaTGATTCTAATCAAAGCAAGAATGGaattgaagaaaataattttcttgaaCAATACAAA ATCTTTGACAAAATAAAGGTAACAGATTCTAGAATACCGCAAATTTGTGCTCAATCTACCGAATCCACACCTTATGAAATGTTAAAGCTTTGTGTAAAAAA aaatTTTGGTGAAGGTTCAAATCTATTGTGTGAAATGGAACAGATGCAAAGTGGATCTGATACAGACAATTATTATCGCTGCACtatgactataaaaaaatattctgcaaCAGTAATTTGTAAAGATAAACTTGGTGGACGCCAAAAAGGAGCTCAAGCTCTGTTAAAG gtattgcaCCCTCACATTCATTACTTTGGTTCTTTATTGAGGCTTTATAGCCATCAACATTTTGAATACACTGAGAACAAACCAATTAgacctaaaattaaaacaaaaaaatatataagtcgtCCTGATGTTAATCTTCTCGAAACATTGAGAACAGCTATGTTAAAACTGGAAactcaaacaaataataataaataa
- the LOC113559232 gene encoding uncharacterized protein LOC113559232: MNKNVISYTECCSKLEKIASKRRIYGSESALRLHKKESKLDVSNENLLKETKQKIKKMPFICASSANKSYNMGVNIQTTLSMIKQFPGQSYDDLDSINASTNFIIETKSNKNSKTSLISQQSSDGQICPVISEEKFIIQEDNTDNGFKLNPWAVKQTDTIKNHTECDQQKSSCSCPNRSMDSYQKVMAPFMIHLKRKHKSIEAPQNPYTKAKVVQYYELLSKHMQELKLTIGAMDSELRTLTEKYNKLYDQHIRDQNKNLIPILLDTEDQINALQSKVGDAIDVYKEAAFVNTDELSNSSSSLLADIKANEDPRPKETTTIRLSKILRRVQSLQEKLKTGHFLHGCGDQAE; this comes from the exons atgaacaaaaacgtGATAAGCTATACAG AATGCTGCAGCAAATTGGAAAAAATCGCGTCTAAACGAAGAATTTATGGATCTGAATCGGCTCTCAGGTTGCACAAAAAA GAATCCAAACTTGATGTATCTAATGAAAATCTTCTCAaagaaacaaaacaaaaaattaaaaaaatgccgTTTATTTGTGCCAGTAGCGCTaacaaaagttataatatgggTGTAAACATACAAACAACTTTGTCCATGATAAAG CAATTCCCTGGTCAAAGTTATGATGATCTGGATTCGATAAATGCATCTACTAACTTCATCATTGAAACAAAATCGAACAAAAACAGCAAAACGAGCTTAATATCACAGCAATCTTCTGATGGTCAAATTTGCCCAGTTATTTCTgaagaaaaatttataatacaagagGACAATACCGATAATGGTTTTAAGCTAAACCCGTGGGCAGTAAAACAAACcgatactattaaaaatcatactgaG tgcgATCAACAAAAAAGTTCTTGTTCTTGTCCGAATCGTTCCATGGACAGTTACCAAAAAGTAATGGCGCCTTTTATGATTCATTTGAAACGTAAACATAAATCAATAGAAGCTCCTCAAAATCCTTACACTAAAGCAAAAGTCGTACAATACTACGAATTATTGTCCAAGCACATGCAAGAGCTTAAGCTAACTATAGGCGCAATGGACAGTGAACTTCGAACATTAACAGA AAAATACAATAAGCTATACGATCAACATATTCGGgatcaaaacaaaaatctcATACCGATATTACTTGATACTGAAGACCAAATTAACGCATTACAATCCAAAGTAGGAGATGCTATTGACGTGTACAAAGAA GCGGCTTTTGTGAATACAGACGAACTATCGAATTCATCATCGAGTCTTTTGGCCGATATTAAAGCAAACGAAGATCCGAGACCTAAGGAAACGACAACTATACGTTTATCCAAAATTTTACGGAGAGTTCAGTCCCTACAAGAAAAACTCAAGACCGGCCATTTCCTTCACGGTTGTGGTGACCAGGCGGAATAA